The sequence CAATGTCTTTCACAGAAGCGGTGGTTGGCTGTCCATCATGCTATCTCTCATATGCCAGAGAACACCTCACCCACAATATTGGCATTGCTGCGCAGAATTGCTACAAGGTGAGTATTACTTGCCTAAAGAACACGGCATTCCTATTCCATCCTATTTTACTGTCGTgcggaaagaatttttttttaagtctcagtttatatttatttatttattaatcatgtaTCTAATTTAATGTATCAACCAAAGAAATTAATTAGTGAGGTTTAATGTTTTCCCTCGTCGATAGGTTGCCCGTGGTAACTTCAGCGGCGAGATTTCTCCGGAGATGATCAAGGACTGCGGCTGCGACTGGGTCATCCTGGGTCACCCTGAGCGCAGGACCGTCTTCAACGAGCCAGATAGCTTCATCGCCGAGAAGGTCGCTCATGCACAAGAAGCTGGGATGAAGGTAATTGTTTGGAGAGCTTTTTGGACTGTTTTATAGAGAGTTTGAGTATATTGACAAGTGATTGTGAGGCCCTGGATCCCAAATTTATATAACCTGATATTTATTACTTCCAGATAATCGCTTGTCTGTGCGAGACAACTGATGACCGCCAGAAAGGACGCACGGAGGAGGTGCTGTTCAAGCAACTGACTTCACTCGCCGCCGCCATCACCGACTGGTCCCGCGTGGTCCTTGCCTTCGAGGCCCTGTGGGCAAGCAATACGGGCGTCTTCGCCACCAACCAGCAGGTGCAGGATGCCCTGGGTCTCGTGCGGAACTGGTTGCGGAACAACGTGAGCGACAAAGTGGCCGACACAACACGCCTCATCTACGCGGGGTCGGTCTCTTCCGACAACTGCCGCGAGATGGCGTCGCTGGAGAACCTCGACGGGTTCCTGGTGGGGGGCGCTTCCCTCAAGCCAGACATCGTGGACATCATTAACTCCCGCCGTAGCCACGTGTCTGAACTCCTGACGTCGCTGCGCATTGAGGAACAGCAGGGATAAAGTAGGAACTCCGAGTTTTCCTTCGTATCGGCCAGTAGCCTGGAATGGGCGTCGACGAAGAATGACACACTTACGTCCATTTACCTTTCGTCCATTTACCTTTCGTGCAAATCATATTTAGTAGCTATTGTTACTAgttatttacttttatgtattACTTAGGGCACTTACAGACGAAAAGACAGCAACAACATCGAGTACAAACACAAGAAATCTATAAACATAAAACCACAACGGAGCTTATAGAATCCCTACTTGTAGTGTTATTCGTGTAATGCTCGCAAAGTCCTTTTTTGTACATAGGTTGCACATTCCATTGAAGACGGTGCATCCAAGCAACATTGGGCTTAATGTAAATAGCAGAAATGCATGCagtctttttatatacataggaTGCACATTCAATTGAAGACGGTGCACTCCAGCAACATTCAGCAGAAATGCATACACAAGCCATTTATGTATTGATGATAggataatgtatatcatataaataaatgtaaggaTAAACTATGTATTTTAAGTCCGATGGAGAAATACCTACTTCAGAAATCTTCAGAAATCTGTAATTATATCATCACATATTATATGTtacattattttccctctctctctctctctctctctctctctctctctctctctctctctctctctctctctctctctctctctctctctctctctctccacacacacacacacacacacacacacacagatatatatatatatatatatatatatatatatatatatatatatatatatatatatatatatatatatgtgtatatatatatatatatatatatatatattatatataaatatatataatcactttcTGATATATACCCGAAAATAATAAGCAGCCATTGGTGGATTATGGGCACGCTTGTTTTATTCTGCTTGTCATTCGTAAGGTTTGAATTccgtttgcattttgtttttttagatctgGGAGGGAATTTTCTCTAGGTGCAATGGTGGCATGGAAGCTGTATCCATTCTCGGAGGGATCGCGGCAGTAAAATGTAAAaaggttaatgtgtgtgtgtgtgtgtgtgtgtgtgtgtgtgtgtgtgtgtgtgtgtgtgtgtgcgcacaaccacaccaacacagatatatgatttaatatatattatatatataaataatatgaattaaataaatataatagattatttattagtatttacttaatataaaaatatataaatatatataataatataatataatgtatacataataatatataatactacatatatatatatatatatactataatacataatatatatatattatatatatatatatatatatatatatatatatttatatatatatatatatatatatatatatatattctggcagatatcttttatggacGGTTGCCCTTCGCGACGCCAACCCTCTCCACTCACCCAGGCCCGGGatcggcaccgacttgggctggcttgcccacccagtggctaggtaggcaatccaggtgaagttacgcgcgttgttcccttgggcaagaaacttcacctcggaaaaaaaaaaaaaaaaaaaaaaaaaaaaaaaaaataatatatatatataatatacatatatatataatatatatatatatatatatatatatatatatatatatatatatatatatatacacactcttttTTGGCTCTCTTTTATATAACTTAATAGGATTTCATGAAGAACTAAAACAAAAACCTCAATTAACAAACACATTTACACCCATGTGAACTTAAAACCATTTAAATACTCTGCCTCCGAGAGTAATACACTTCTAAAGGTTTATCGATTCCATTTTCATTGATTTGAAattgttaaatgtgtgtgtgttggtgtgtgtgtgtgtgtgtgtgtgtgtgtgtgtgtgtgtgtgtgtgtgtgttgtgtgtgtgtgtgtgtgcgcgcgcgcgcgtggagagagagagagagagagagagagagagagagagagagagagagagagagagagaagagagagagagagggagggaggagggagggagggacgagagagagagagacgagagagaagagagagagaggaggagggagggaggaggagagagagagagagagagagaggagagtgtgtgtggagggagagagagaggagggagagagagagagaggagaggagggagggggggagtgatgggagagatgagaggtgaaagttaaagaaagaaaagtgtgtgtacatatatatatacatatatgcatatatatgtgcatatatacatatatatataatatatacatataacacttaTCTCTAacagtttgtatttatttattttaataagtaAATGCGCTCTGTATACGTGCGTCGGAGTGCGCGCCCCTCGTGTGAAAATCGCCAAGGAAGCGCCTGAACGGCTCGATGAGCTAATTAATGAAAACTTGATTTCCTGTTGCTTTACGCAATTGATTTTGTgtctgttatttatatttttatgtgtgtatgtgtgtgtatatatatgtgggtgggtgtgcggacgcacgcacgcacgcatacacacgcgcacacacacacacacacacacacacacacacacacacacacacacacacacacacacacacacacacacacacacacacacacacacacacacacacacacacacacacacacacacacacacacacacacacacacacacacacacacacatatatatatgatatataaatatatatgtatgtgtatataactatataaaatatattaatgtatatatgtatacatacacatatatatatatatatatatatatatatatatatatatatatatatttatttatttatttatttatttatttatatataagcacatacatacacacatatatatatgtatgtatgtatacacacacacaccacacacacacacacacacacacacaccacacacacacacaccacacacacacacacacatatatatatatatatattatatatatatataatatatatatatatatatatatatatatatatatatgtatgtatgtatgtattatatacatacatacatacatacaatatatatatatatatatatatatatatatatatatatatatatatatatatatatatatgtgtgtgtgtgtgatgtgtgtgtgtgtgtgtgtgtgtgtgggtatgcatatatatatgatatatagatatattatgtgtatacactatataaatatattaatgtatatatctatacatatatatattatatatatatatagtatatatatatatatatatatatttatttatttattattatataaacacatacatacacacatatatatgtatgtatgtatacacaacacacacacacaccacacacacacacacacacacacacacacacacaccacacacacacacacacacacaaccacacacacaccacacactctatattataaatattatagatatatatatatatattatatatatatataatatatatgtatgtatgtatacatacatatatatacgcatatggatatacacatattaagcgtaatatatatatatatatatatatatataatatatatatatatatatatatatatatatatatatacatatacaaatataagagcACATATCTTCATATGTAAACTCATCTCTCTCACTGCCGACGTCATCGGTCCAAGACGCGTCGCGAGCGAGTCTCAATTTTAGCAGTCGGAAAACGTTCATCCGTCCCCGGCGTGAAGAACGGGTATAAAACAGGCTACAGAAGTCAGTTTATTCCTACAAAGTTCCGGTGCGGAGGAGATGCCACACACTCTTTCGGCCGGGATGCATTCTCCACGGAAATTTGTCGTCGTTGGAAACTGGGAGGCAAGTGTGAGTGAGAACGAAGTGGAGAGACTGGCTAACACGCTGAGGACTGGGCCGCTGAATCCTAACACTGGTGAGTTCTTTCGTTCAGGCTCTGTTAAAACTGGAGTGTATTCATGCAACGTGTATTTtgggaatgaaaataaagtttCGATATTGACACCTGTGATAATATGCATACATGGTAAAAGTTAGTTTAGTTTTTTCGTTCAAGATCCTGTAATACTGAGGTGTATTAATGCAACATGTAGTTAGGTATGAATTTTGACATCAGTGATTATTTGAATGCATGGCGAAACTTAGTATAATAGATTAATTACTTTTTGTTTATATCACCCTACAGAAGTTGTAATGGGATGCCCAACCTGGAGATATAATTTCGCCAAGCAACATCTTCCTCGTGAGGTCGGAATAGCTACTCAGATCAGCTACGAGAAAGAGGTAAATGCACAGAGGCAGAAATACAGAATAATGTCGTTAATGTAAAATTCCAGAAGCCACAGAAGCAAACTCAAATTGGCTTTGATTCCTGAATGTGATCCCTGTGTGAACAAGATGTAGATATGAAGTGATGCTGATTTGAAGAGATTAATGTAAAAGCAAAATTcacaattaaaaatgaaatttgaatGAATAACATAGTTGTTACTCTCATTACCTCATTATCATTCCTTCACCAAATATTTTCGATATTATTCTTTACAGACAGATCTAAACAGGAAAACCAGCCTCGAGATGCCCAGTAACTACGGCCACGACTGGGTTCTTCTAAACAACTTCAACGAGCCTAGTGACGCCCTCGCCGAGAATGTGAAACGTGCGCTTGAGGTCGACTTAATGGTGAGTTTCTAGTTGAATATATGGGCAAATTTTATCCTTTTGTGTGTCTTCTTTGTTCGTTTATTGTTTGCGGGATTATCTGTAATAAGTCCGTGGTTCTAGAGAGGCACTGGTAATatcttaggggggggggaaggaagcgaACCCTATGGGAAACGGGTtgatttatatttacttttcacTCAACAAGAGCGTGGACTACTACCGAGAAGATCGTGAAAAAGTGCAAAACTTTCGCCTTCACTAACTTCAGTTTACGATATCCTGCCCTTATTAAATCCCTTGTCCTCTAAAACTCATGGGTAAGAGTAAGGTCTGTAtgagtacttatatagaccttgggtaTTGGTAGGGAGTAAAAAGTTAAGAACCTCTGATATAAATAAATGCTTCCATCATTGAGTACCGTACAGGATCAATAAACATTGAGGAAGAGTCGCTTACTAAGATTTAATGCTGTagtaattacttatttttttcaaattagatACAAACAACTATATtaacatttagatttttttcgcAGATCATTGCCTGTGTGTGCGAGACAGCGGACGATCGCAAGAAAGGCCGCACGCGTGAGGTGTTGTTCCGACAGCTCGAAACCTTTGCGTCCGCCATCAGCGACTGGTCCCGCGTGGTCGTCGCCTTCGAAGCTCTGTGGGCGAGCAACACAGGCGTCTTCTCCACCAACCAGCAGGTGCAGGAGGCTATGGCCCTTGTGCGGGACTGGCTGCGGAACAACATGGGCGATGATGTAGCCGACACAACTCGTATCATCTACTCGGGATCCGTCTTCCCTAGCAACTGCCACGCCCTGGCCAAGCTGAAGGACTTAGACGGGTTTCTGGTAAGAAGCGACGCCCTCAACTTCGACTTCCTCCAGATCGTCAACGCGTCCAGATCGTTCCATTCAGCTCTACTGATGAAACAGCAACAGCTCAAGGCCACGACGCGTCTTATCCAAGGTCTTAGAGAAGAATATTTCCATTACAAGTCCCTCCAGAGAAAGCGCATCCCAAAGAGATACATCTAGtctactttattaaaaaaaaaaaaaaaaaaaaaaaaaaaaaaagatacgttaTACTTATCCAACTGCAACATATGAATGATTCTGGTGTGTAATAAAGTCCTACATTATTTTCGTACGTTTCAGACTATATAACCTCTTTGAGAACAAGAGGACAATAAATTCGCTTTATGAACCTTAAGCGTTTGTCTAGTAGtttcattttaaaaactatatctgAAATAACTTATAATATTTTCCATTTGTAATGGATTTATTTTGGTTAGGGTCGTGATAAGCgtattgcattttattttgatGTCAAAATGACAGCAGTCTTGATCGCTTAAAGGtgtcatatttttatcttatcgtcagtatttttcttttcttttcttttttgaggccgcggtggcccattggttagagcatcggactcaagactgtcacgacggcaatctaagttctgagttcgagggttcgagtcaccggcctgcgcgttgttcccttgggcaaggaacttcacctcattgcctacctaCCTAGTCAGTGCCGattccaagcccgggtaaaaagagagaatgattacctaaaggtgacACCAGtattctctgtggaaaggaactggggaccctatcatgtactctctccaagatcatcacaacatgaaagaacAATTAAGTAGAAACTACAATTGGTAGAAAACAAAACATtgcatcatgctgtgacagccaatgtcagaatctgacaggtcACTATACAACTTACTTTGTTTAAGCTCAAAATAAATCGTATAAGTATATAGAGAATTATCATTACTCCTTAACACTGAGTCTCAGTCTCTGTCACCTAAGCCTCCCACGACAGTAAGGGGGGGGGATACAGAGAAATGTGCAAGATAAAATATTTCTGGGTGTTGAATTAGAACAACTAGATAACAATATTTtccaaagataatgaaatgactACCTGCCATACTATCTCCCCACCAAGTCTTTATTTTGCAAAAGTGTACTGATGTAATTTGTACATTTTAGTGACAAAAAATCACCAAATGGTTGTTGTAAACGACTCTGAATTTTCGCCTAAAACTCTTCATTACCTATGTAGCATATAACTTTTAATGAATGTCACGTCTCCTGAGAATCAAGCATTACTCCGAGTCTGCTATTTTAATGTTACATCACCTCTGCCTGCATTCTCTTTTGTGAAATTTCTGCCAATTATTAacctttataatataaataaacaggacTTCAAATTTTCATATAACAGAAGTCAATAGTACCCATAAACTAATACTGATCTCATTTTAATTGCATTTCCTTGCAAGCACACATGGATGTTGTTAGGGCAAAATAAATTCATTTTTGTTTAATTGTGGGTGAATATGCATAATTTCAagtcaaaatatcaaaataatttcagtacattatacatattgttaccacacattcaccccctcctccatccccattgAAGCAAGGAAGTAAAACTAtcagggagaaaagagaataaaacaactcaaatacactaaaatatttattatggcctataaatatattttcaacaaAACTTTCAGTACACAATATCTTGTGCAATGCTTACAACACATAGCATCCAGATAGTTTGTATGGTATGTATCTTCACCATCAGCcacatcatgatatatatatactttttgggaTAAACTAAAATTTCACAATGCAACAaatctcccctaaaaaaaaagataataaaataaataaaataaaaataaatgccaaAATAATTAAAACTCTCCATTGTGGACATTACAACAAAAATCATTGGTATTTAAGATATATCATGTGCAGCCAACTCACAgtatgacaaatatatatgtacaaatcacAGGGATATTGTTTCACATTAACAATGGGACCAAACTCGTATCTCCAAAATCATAACTCCaatttagataaaaataacaaatacctgAAAAGCTATTAGGAAAAACCTCCAATTAGGcaattcattatatacattaatcaGTTCACCATAGATTACAACACAAAAATTACTGGAATGTATTCAACACATTCTTATTGAAAAGAATTGGCATTATCCtggtatatactgtacataaaaTTTAtggcaaatgctgaaaaaatgtTACTTGCACAGTAATCAGCATTAATTACACAAGCAATTGGCTAAGTACCTTCTTTCCTttctaaattaaaataaacaaagaaaaaaaaacaaaaaaacaagaacaatcaaCCTTAAATTGACTAGAATACTCGTAGAGAAAGGAAACTCTCACCGAACTTCTGTTTAAATAAATAACGGTATAAAATTAAAGATTAAATTTGTATTCTCTTTTTAAAAGTATGGATACTAAGTTTTCCAGACTGCAAACCTTAATGCCAAACCATCAGACACGGGTTTGCAAATACTGTTTAATAAAAATGATCCTGTACCAAACACATCGATCATTGGCATTAATCCTGAAATTCTATGTACAACCTTGTTTCATTCCAACGTAACTACATcttacccccaaacaaaaaacttaTTGTGGCATCACAGTAGGCAACAGACACTTCACATTAAAAGGACAAAGATTTAAAATGCAAGATAATGCTAGCAATCCAATAGCATGAACTTGATGTGCACAACTTCATGTTACTCGCCAGCATTGCAACTGTGCTCTATAATGCATACTTGACAAAAGCCTTCATCAtgcaattttattaattttggtatGATTTTCTGGTAACAGGTTGCAAATTCTAGATTCAGCAAAATTATTCCATATGGCCTATTTGGCACAAGAAAGACTGCAGGCTTTAATGCCCAAGATATGGCAGATACTGTATCTGAATACGGCATTACACTTCATCTATCAGATTTctcaatatatttaataaagaaattaCACAACCTCACTGCTTATCATATGTAGAATTTCATACACTCATAGTTGAAATAATGCCCTCCTTTACcagtaatgacaatgaatatgattataaattGAAAATATCTGGCAGGTTTAAATGATTCTTATAAACTTCTATCAGATATGTTAATGAGATAATATCATTTACAAAGAGTAATTATAAGTGAAGGTGATTTTTTTCAAGTTAACACCAaagtattaaagaaaaataatataaaaaaagtaaataaataaaataaaattacaaaatattcatGCTTCATAAAGcacttcatgtatttatttatataaatagattagcAGGAAATTCCCCTCAAAACAATCGGAAACGCTTCCAGTCttctggagagagaaaaaagagaaagaaagaaaaaagcacaaacagataattttataatttctggTCCCTTTAACATCCTATTATTAAAGACTGAATAATGAATGAGAGTTATTTAGTTTCTTACAGTAATATATGTAGCATCTCAGAATATGAAGGTATTCAATACC comes from Penaeus monodon isolate SGIC_2016 chromosome 5, NSTDA_Pmon_1, whole genome shotgun sequence and encodes:
- the LOC119572953 gene encoding triosephosphate isomerase-like, encoding MSSPRKFFVIGNWKMNVDKNRINGIVKMMNNAALDANTEAVVGCPSCYLSYAREHLTHNIGIAAQNCYKVARGNFSGEISPEMIKDCGCDWVILGHPERRTVFNEPDSFIAEKVAHAQEAGMKIIACLCETTDDRQKGRTEEVLFKQLTSLAAAITDWSRVVLAFEALWASNTGVFATNQQVQDALGLVRNWLRNNVSDKVADTTRLIYAGSVSSDNCREMASLENLDGFLVGGASLKPDIVDIINSRRSHVSELLTSLRIEEQQG
- the LOC119572952 gene encoding triosephosphate isomerase-like is translated as MPHTLSAGMHSPRKFVVVGNWEASVSENEVERLANTLRTGPLNPNTEVVMGCPTWRYNFAKQHLPREVGIATQISYEKETDLNRKTSLEMPSNYGHDWVLLNNFNEPSDALAENVKRALEVDLMIIACVCETADDRKKGRTREVLFRQLETFASAISDWSRVVVAFEALWASNTGVFSTNQQVQEAMALVRDWLRNNMGDDVADTTRIIYSGSVFPSNCHALAKLKDLDGFLVRSDALNFDFLQIVNASRSFHSALLMKQQQLKATTRLIQGLREEYFHYKSLQRKRIPKRYI